The nucleotide sequence TCACAGTTTCTAATTTAGGAATGTTTGGAATTAAGGAATTTACTTCTATTATTAATGCGCCAAATTCGGCTATCCTATCTGTGGGAGCCATAGAGCAGAAACCTGTAGTGAAAAATGGTGCGATCACCATTGGAAATACCATGACCGTTACTCTGGCGTGTGATCACCGAACCGTAGACGGGGCAACAGGCGCCAAGTTCTTGCAAACGGTAAGGCAGTATATCGAGAACCCGGTGACCATGTTTGTTTAAATGTTCATAATACACCAAAAAACGATCCCGTACTCACATTTTTGTTGAAGACGGGATTTGTTATCTTTAGCGCATGAAGAATATTGTCATTACAGGAACCAGTAGAGGTATAGGATATGAGCTTGTAAAATTATTTTCTGAAGGCGGGCATACTACACTTGCTCTTTCTCGAAATGCTGAACCCATCGCTCAAGCAGGTTTTAAAAACTGCACCTGTTTTCCGTTCGATATCACTAAAGATGATGACCTCAAAAAAGTTTCAGAATTTGTAAAGAAAAACTGGGAGAGTGTCGATGTTCTCATCAATAATTCAGGTTTTTTGGTGAATGCACCTTTTTCAGAAATATCCCTTTCAGAATTTAAGCGATCCTACGACGTTAATGTTTTTGGAGTGGCCGCCTTAACTCAGGCGCTTCTTCCGTTTATGCCAGAGAATGGACATGTGGTAAACATTAGCAGTATGGGCGGTGTACAGGGAAGCGTAAAATTCCCGGGTTTAAGTGCTTACAGCAGCAGTAAGGGTGCTTTGATCACGCTAACCGAATTATTGGCAGAAGAATACAAAGCGGCGGGCCCTTCCTTTAATGTTCTAGCATTGGGCGCTGTAGATACAGAAATGCTTCAGGAAGCGTTTCCGGGCTATCAGGCACCGGTTTCGGCCCAAGAAATGGCCGGATATATTGCAAGATTTGCTATGGACGGACACCAATTTCACAACGGAAAGATCATTCAGGTTTCTAGTTCAACGCCCTAAAGCACTATGCAGGATATACTTACTACTTACATTCCTCGAGTTGCCGTTCAACCGGCTTTTGAACTGATAAAAGCAAACAATGTTCATCTTAAGATCGTAAATGAGCGGGTTACCCGGCATGGAGATTACCGAAAACTTCCCGATGGAAGTCATCAGATCACTGTAAATGCTAACCTGAATCCTTATCGTTTTTTAATTACACTTGTTCATGAGATTGCTCATTTGGTAGCATTTCATAAATATGGCCGACTTATTAAACCACACGGAAAGGAATGGAAGTATACTTTTCAAACACTCATGTTGCCTTTCTTACGACCCGAGATATTCCCGAATTCGTTATTACCCCTTCTCGCTATTCATTTTAAGAATCCCAAAGCGACCAGTGATACCGATACCCGATTGGCACTAGCATTAAAACAATTTGATCCTCCCAATGATAAAAACTATATATTTGAAATACCGCCCGGAGGGGAATTTCGTTTGTATAACGGGAAGGTCTTTAAACGTGGTAATAAACGTGTAAAGCGCTATGAATGCGTAGAGGTGAGCACCGGCAGGATGTACTTGTTCAACCCTAACGCCGAAGTGGAATATTTGCAGTAATGAATAGTGAATCGTAAGTAGTGAATTGTAATAGCATCTATAATAACTAATGGAGAATTCGAATAAATACGCTGTGATCATGGCCGGTGGAATCGGTTCCCGATTCTGGCCTGTAAGTACGGCAGCCTTTCCAAAACAATTTCACGATATGTTGGGAACAGGGGAGTCCTTACTGCAACGTACGTTCTCACGGGTAAATAAGGTAGTTCCGAGTTCTAATATATACATTCTCACCAATGAGAATTATTTAAATATCACGCTGGAACAAATACCGGAAATTTCTAAAGAGCAGGTCGTTCTGGAACCTGCGATGCGAAATACAGCACCTTGTATCTTACTGGCTGCGTTAAAGATTCATAAAAATAATAAAAACGCCGTAATGCTGGTCGCTCCCAGTGATCACTGGATAGAGGATGAGGCAGCTTTCGCTTCCGACCTTGAGTTATGTTTTAAGACTTGCAGCGAGAAAAATATATTAATGACATTGGGAATTGAACCTACTTTTCCTAATACGGGATATGGCTATATAGAAGCTGAAAAGCAACTAGATTCTGATATTAAAAAAGTAAGACAATTTACTGAAAAGCCGGACTATGAAACAGCGAGATCGTTTCTGAACCAGGGCAATTATTTGTGGAACGCAGGCATTTTTATCTGGAGTGTTCACAGTATTACTGAGTCTTTTGCTGAAAATATGCCGGGAATGCATTCGCTTTTTTCTGAAGGGACTGCGGTCCTCAATACTTCCGAAGAAAAAAAGTTTATAGCCGAAAATTATGCCAGAGCCGAAAATATATCGATAGACTACGGTATCCTCGAAAAGGCAGACAATGTTTATGTAAAAAAGGCCTCCTTCGATTGGAATGATCTAGGTACCTGGGGCGCACTTCACGAGAAATTAAACAAGGATACAGAAGAAAATGCCATTGTAAGAGCTAAAACACATCTGGTTGATGCCTCAGGAAATATGATCTTTACATCCGGAAAAAAATTGGTTGTAGTTGACGGAATTAACAACTATATTATTGTCGATAAAGAGGATGTATTATTATTGTTTCCGAAGGAAAAGGAGCAGGAAATAAAAAGCCTTCTATCTGAAATTTCTGAAAAATTCGGAAAAAATTTTACCTGATATGAGTACAGAGAAAGATCGCGATATTAATGTAACACCCAATGAAGAAGAATTTGACAACATCAAACTCAACACCTGGGATAGTTTAAAGAAGTTTTTCCGTGAGTTGTTTGATATACGAAAGGATTCAGACCGGGATGCTACCATAGAAGCCGTAAAAAAGGATATCCCATTTAAAGGTCATACGGCTTGGATCCTTATTTTTTCCATTTTCGTGGCTTCTATCGGACTCAATGTTAGCAGCACGGCCGTAGTGATAGGTGCGATGCTCATTTCTCCGTTAATGGGACCCATTGTTGGTGTGGGGCTTGCGGTTGCCATCAACGACGTCGATACGCTAAGACGTTCCTTGATCAACTTAGGAGTGATGGTGATATTAAGTGTCGCGACCTCATTTCTGTATTTTACGATCTCACCTCTCACCGAAGAATCTCCGGAACTTCTCGCAAGAACCTACCCTACGATCCTGGACGTATTGGTTGCCATCTTTGGAGGTCTTGGTCTTATTGTTGCAAAAACCAAAAGCGGAACCATTGCAAGTGTGATCTTTGGAGTGGCGATTGCAACCGCACTTATGCCTCCGCTGTGCACAGTTGGGTACGGACTCGCAA is from Constantimarinum furrinae and encodes:
- a CDS encoding mannose-1-phosphate guanylyltransferase, encoding MENSNKYAVIMAGGIGSRFWPVSTAAFPKQFHDMLGTGESLLQRTFSRVNKVVPSSNIYILTNENYLNITLEQIPEISKEQVVLEPAMRNTAPCILLAALKIHKNNKNAVMLVAPSDHWIEDEAAFASDLELCFKTCSEKNILMTLGIEPTFPNTGYGYIEAEKQLDSDIKKVRQFTEKPDYETARSFLNQGNYLWNAGIFIWSVHSITESFAENMPGMHSLFSEGTAVLNTSEEKKFIAENYARAENISIDYGILEKADNVYVKKASFDWNDLGTWGALHEKLNKDTEENAIVRAKTHLVDASGNMIFTSGKKLVVVDGINNYIIVDKEDVLLLFPKEKEQEIKSLLSEISEKFGKNFT
- a CDS encoding SprT-like domain-containing protein; its protein translation is MQDILTTYIPRVAVQPAFELIKANNVHLKIVNERVTRHGDYRKLPDGSHQITVNANLNPYRFLITLVHEIAHLVAFHKYGRLIKPHGKEWKYTFQTLMLPFLRPEIFPNSLLPLLAIHFKNPKATSDTDTRLALALKQFDPPNDKNYIFEIPPGGEFRLYNGKVFKRGNKRVKRYECVEVSTGRMYLFNPNAEVEYLQ
- a CDS encoding SDR family NAD(P)-dependent oxidoreductase; protein product: MKNIVITGTSRGIGYELVKLFSEGGHTTLALSRNAEPIAQAGFKNCTCFPFDITKDDDLKKVSEFVKKNWESVDVLINNSGFLVNAPFSEISLSEFKRSYDVNVFGVAALTQALLPFMPENGHVVNISSMGGVQGSVKFPGLSAYSSSKGALITLTELLAEEYKAAGPSFNVLALGAVDTEMLQEAFPGYQAPVSAQEMAGYIARFAMDGHQFHNGKIIQVSSSTP